In Daucus carota subsp. sativus chromosome 4, DH1 v3.0, whole genome shotgun sequence, one DNA window encodes the following:
- the LOC135152399 gene encoding uncharacterized protein LOC135152399 has protein sequence MSAKDSFAAALRNLGGVHVPPKPQPKKKSGKKPGKKGESGSSRQGTEGTGQSSATPDATPDPKLRVEDPELVADAEEVESPVHEPKKKRKKTDSSQKQVIDMTVEDPGRSAMEVVDLGVEVGGGSRPAPKFGKYPVKKVLGLMSELPSDQDWEMMEDEGLATNFKEIGNLWGQLGGRLAGFNTHALNSLKQERDLSVKSLARVTKLEKDLDVEKSAREALESGVASKIKEAEIRKEAELNQKIKDAGTRADSAEKKVTGLEKEVADLKKLLEGREEPAKVIAEFQESTAYADALAAAGALEVVRCWHVAEQHIKTDPEASLQSFIELYLAAKDKIKAGKGEPDPYEGPSPSFLPPANPGVDGDLDSSSADSEPADETPVEKTPADETPADETLAD, from the exons ATGTCTGCTAAAGACTCTTTTGCTGCTGCACTTAGGAACTTGGGAGGTGTCCATGTGCCCCCAAAGCCCCAGCCGAAGAAGAAATCGGGGAAGAAACCGGGGAAGAAAGGGGAGTCCGGGTCCTCTCGCCAGGGGACGGAAGGGACCGGGCAGTCGAGTGCTACCCCGGATGCTACTCCGGATCCTAAACTGCGGGTGGAGGATCCGGAGTTGGTTGCTGATGCTGAGGAGGTGGAGAGCCCGGTCCACGAGCCAAAGAAGAAGCGGAAAAAGACTGATTCTTCTCAGAAGCAAGTGATTGACATGACGGTGGAGGACCCGGGTAGGTCGGCTATGGAGGTGGTGGATCTTGGAGTCGAGGTTGGGGGCGGTTCCCGGCCGGCTCCTAAGTTTGGCAAGTACCCGGTTAAGAAAGTGCTCGGGTTGATGTCCGAACTTCCCTCTGACCAAGACTGGGAGATGATGGAGGATGAGGGTCTCGCCACGAATTTCAAAGAAATCGGGAACTTGTGGGGTCAG CTTGGTGGTCGTCTGGCCGGGTTCAATACTCATGCATTGAACAGCTTGAAGCAGGAGAGGGATCTTTCCGTGAAGAGCCTCGCTCGGGTCACGAAGCTGGAGAAGGATCTGGATGTGGAGAAGTCAGCCCGGGAGGCTTTGGAGTCCGGGGTGGCTTCTAAGATCAAAGAGGCTGAGATCCGGAAAGAGGCTGAGCTGAATCAGAAGATTAAGGATGCTGGGACCCGGGCTGACAGCGCTGAGAAGAAAGTCACCGGGCTGGAGAAGGAGGTGGCTGATCTGAAGAAGCTCTTGGAAGGGAGAGAGGAACCGGCGAAGGTTATTGCGGAGTTCCAGGAGTCCACCGCTTATGCGGATGCCTTGGCCGCTGCCGGAGCTCTCGAAGTTGTCCGGTGTTGGCATGTTGCCGAGCAGCACATCAAGACTGACCCGGAGGCTTCCTTGCAGAGCTTTATAGAGCTCTATCTGGCTGCTAAGGACAAAATTAAGGCTGGGAAGGGAGAGCCGGATCCTTACGAAGGCCCTTCTCCTAGCTTTCTTCCTCCTGCCAACCCGGGTGTCGATGGCGATCTAGATTCTTCTTCTGCTGATTCTGAGCCGGCTGATGAGACTCCGGTTGAGAAGACTCCGGCTGATGAAACTCCTGCTGATGAGACTCTTGCTGACTGA